From one Esox lucius isolate fEsoLuc1 chromosome 11, fEsoLuc1.pri, whole genome shotgun sequence genomic stretch:
- the fmc1 gene encoding protein FMC1 homolog: protein MAGLSSPLRVCRGILKEIRAIKGPEYKQTLAYNYVFQQFRKNLITSERYCRAQEEALHASHTYLCLLSSTRQHIALYDMYHGKGQRGTEEMAGIVGLRLPTQPGGKGWEK from the exons ATGGCGGGGCTGTCCTCACCTCTCCGCGTTTGCAGGGGAATACTAAAAGAGATCCGAGCAATTAAAGGACCAGAATACAAACAGACTTTGGCGTACAATTACGTTTTCCAACAATTCCGTAAAAATCTG ATCACCAGTGAGAGATATTGCCGTGCTCAGGAAGAGGCTCTACATGCTTCCCATACCTACCTCTGTCTGCTCAGCTCCACACGACAACACATTGCTCTCTATGACATGTACCATGGGAAAGGTCAGCGTGGCACAGAGGAGATGGCAGGAATAGTGGGACTCCGGCTGCCCACTCAGCCCGGAGGGAAGGGCTGGGAGAAGTAA